The Corynebacterium suranareeae genome window below encodes:
- a CDS encoding FUSC family protein: MAEITTSLVEKIRSPAVQSDALQVFKSALAATVTWWISVNLLHSQLPFLAPWVALMTMQFTVYHTFISGIQTAIASVIGVGLSFVIGTYLDVNVWTFGLAMVIGLIGARVPKLRAEGIGIATTSIFLLASGFDDQQPLLYDRILEILLGVAVAIAINLIIFPPLRDQEANMVVGSLDRRMGEVLQKMADELAEKWNIDNADEWLEEINSINNDLEKAWHSVRFARESRRINPRKIRIRGGRPQPTETSYESNLTRIDEGIAHLRHLARTLRDTPNIDSDWDPVFQQQWVSLMRDAGALLADPNQEIDPIRDRLSKLSSEMSEDQQLTSKKWPIYGSLLTSLFHLSSLVDDAVTTRKAEDKEHNS; encoded by the coding sequence GTGGCTGAAATAACCACCTCATTAGTAGAAAAAATTCGCTCACCCGCAGTCCAATCAGATGCACTGCAGGTTTTTAAATCAGCACTTGCTGCGACAGTCACGTGGTGGATTTCGGTTAACCTCCTCCACTCCCAACTGCCCTTTTTAGCTCCCTGGGTAGCATTAATGACGATGCAATTCACCGTCTACCACACCTTTATCAGTGGAATTCAAACTGCAATTGCTTCTGTCATCGGAGTTGGACTTTCCTTTGTCATAGGCACTTACTTAGACGTCAATGTGTGGACTTTTGGCCTTGCAATGGTCATAGGATTAATAGGTGCACGAGTACCAAAGCTCCGCGCGGAAGGAATAGGGATTGCTACTACATCCATTTTTCTTCTTGCCTCCGGGTTTGATGATCAACAACCCCTTTTATACGACCGTATTTTAGAGATCCTGCTCGGCGTGGCTGTTGCCATAGCCATCAACCTCATCATCTTTCCTCCCTTACGCGACCAGGAGGCAAACATGGTGGTAGGAAGCTTAGATCGGAGGATGGGTGAGGTTTTGCAAAAAATGGCCGATGAGCTTGCAGAAAAGTGGAATATCGACAATGCAGATGAGTGGCTGGAAGAAATTAATTCTATTAACAATGACTTAGAAAAAGCGTGGCACTCCGTGCGGTTCGCTCGAGAAAGCCGCCGGATTAATCCTCGTAAAATCCGCATCCGAGGGGGCCGCCCGCAGCCTACGGAAACCAGCTATGAATCAAACCTCACCCGCATTGATGAAGGGATCGCTCATTTACGCCACCTTGCCCGGACTCTTCGTGATACCCCGAATATAGATTCCGATTGGGATCCAGTATTCCAACAACAGTGGGTATCGCTTATGCGCGATGCCGGAGCTCTGCTCGCAGATCCGAATCAGGAAATTGATCCTATCCGCGACCGACTTTCTAAACTTTCAAGTGAAATGAGTGAGGATCAACAATTAACTTCAAAGAAGTGGCCTATCTATGGTTCTCTCCTCACCAGTTTGTTTCACCTTTCTTCGCTTGTCGATGATGCTGTGACCACTAGAAAAGCGGAAGATAAAGAGCATAATAGTTAA
- a CDS encoding alpha/beta hydrolase encodes MKLLRRIAAPAIALGIAMSTIATPSIAGAAELTPADVAGDTAQSTITDGVPENEQSVPRWRAYVNAADERVKEMWAYSPSMDRNVPLVVITADESAGPRPVIYLLNGGDGGEGAANWVMQTDVLDFYLEKNVNVVIPMEGKFSYYTDWVEENANLGGKQMWETFLVKELPGPLEEKLNTDGQRAIAGMSMSATTSLLFPQHYPGFYDAAASFSGCAATSSLLPWEYLKLTLDRGNATPEQMWGARGGEYNIYNDALINSDKLRGTELYVSNASGLAGEWESVDSPRFEGLNQQVQSVAMAETVVTGGIIEAATNKCTHDLKAKLDSAGIPADWNLRPTGTHSWGWWQDDLRGSWTTFARAFELEA; translated from the coding sequence ATGAAGCTTCTTCGCCGTATCGCTGCACCAGCCATTGCGCTGGGAATCGCGATGTCCACAATTGCCACGCCATCTATTGCAGGCGCTGCTGAGCTAACCCCGGCAGACGTTGCAGGCGACACTGCACAATCCACCATCACCGATGGCGTTCCTGAGAATGAGCAGTCCGTTCCTCGCTGGCGCGCATACGTCAACGCAGCAGACGAGCGCGTCAAAGAAATGTGGGCATACTCCCCTTCCATGGACCGCAATGTGCCACTGGTAGTTATCACTGCCGATGAGTCCGCAGGTCCTCGTCCTGTGATTTACCTTCTTAACGGTGGCGACGGTGGCGAAGGCGCAGCTAACTGGGTTATGCAGACTGACGTTCTGGATTTCTACCTGGAGAAGAACGTCAACGTGGTTATCCCAATGGAAGGCAAGTTCTCGTACTACACCGACTGGGTAGAAGAAAACGCCAACCTCGGTGGTAAGCAAATGTGGGAAACCTTCCTAGTCAAGGAACTTCCAGGACCATTGGAAGAAAAGCTCAACACTGACGGCCAGCGCGCAATCGCCGGCATGTCCATGTCGGCAACCACTTCCCTACTCTTCCCTCAGCACTACCCAGGCTTCTACGATGCAGCAGCATCCTTCTCCGGATGCGCAGCAACCTCCAGCCTGCTCCCATGGGAATACCTCAAACTCACCCTCGACCGCGGCAACGCAACCCCAGAACAGATGTGGGGAGCACGCGGTGGCGAATACAACATCTACAACGACGCACTGATCAACTCCGACAAACTACGCGGAACTGAACTTTACGTCTCCAACGCTTCTGGCCTAGCTGGCGAATGGGAATCTGTAGATAGCCCACGCTTTGAAGGACTCAACCAGCAGGTACAGTCCGTTGCAATGGCAGAAACCGTAGTAACCGGCGGCATCATCGAAGCTGCAACCAACAAGTGCACCCACGACCTCAAAGCAAAGCTTGATTCCGCAGGAATCCCAGCCGACTGGAACCTCCGCCCAACTGGCACCCATTCATGGGGCTGGTGGCAAGATGACCTCCGCGGATCTTGGACCACCTTCGCCCGCGCATTTGAGCTAGAGGCCTAG
- a CDS encoding polysaccharide biosynthesis tyrosine autokinase, translating to MELREYATILIKNWVLIVIAAILGVAAGAGFSLLATPEYQSRTQLYVSVRSGAGTTSDMVQGANFSRQIVNSYVDVIKTGVVLEPVVDELGLELTANQLSSHITAASPADTALINITASSPSPQQAAEIANAVGESFKNVVQSELEPDTGTGMSPVNLTTTQEALEPSSPVSPNVLMNILLGLLVGLAVGVGIAVLRAALDTRIHSLRDIEEVTDKPLLGGIVADSEVEKHPLIIKHKPHSAIAESFRTLRTNLQFLNVGGSSSVFVFSSANPGEGKSTTSVNLALALAEAGSRVALIEADLRLPRVSKYLGVEGNAGLTDILIGKAEVNDVLQRWGRTQMYYLPAGRIPPNPSELLGSAEMDKVIAELEESFDYVIIDAPPALAVTDAAVIGHGKAGILIAVSAGSTKKPELEATLSTLDNADANVVGVVATMLPPKSVAGYGYGNYGYGDTSKINAPKPENTDTTNTDTTKADNEQ from the coding sequence ATGGAATTACGGGAATACGCGACGATCCTCATAAAGAATTGGGTGCTTATTGTTATTGCAGCCATTCTTGGTGTTGCTGCAGGCGCAGGTTTTTCGCTTTTGGCTACTCCGGAGTATCAGTCTCGTACTCAGTTGTATGTTTCGGTGCGTTCGGGGGCTGGAACGACTTCTGACATGGTTCAGGGTGCTAACTTTTCGCGTCAGATTGTGAATAGTTATGTTGATGTCATTAAGACGGGTGTTGTCTTAGAGCCGGTTGTTGATGAGCTGGGTCTGGAGCTGACGGCTAATCAGCTGAGTTCTCATATCACTGCGGCTTCTCCTGCTGATACTGCGTTGATTAACATCACTGCGTCTAGTCCCTCTCCTCAGCAGGCGGCTGAGATCGCCAATGCAGTGGGGGAGAGCTTCAAAAACGTTGTGCAGTCTGAATTGGAACCGGATACCGGCACGGGCATGAGCCCCGTTAACCTGACTACCACCCAGGAAGCCTTGGAGCCTAGTTCTCCGGTCAGCCCTAACGTCTTGATGAATATCCTTCTGGGACTTCTCGTTGGTCTTGCAGTCGGTGTTGGTATTGCAGTGCTTCGTGCGGCTTTGGATACTCGTATTCATTCCTTGCGCGATATTGAAGAAGTTACTGATAAGCCACTTCTGGGTGGAATCGTTGCGGATTCTGAGGTTGAGAAGCACCCGTTGATCATTAAGCACAAGCCACATAGTGCTATTGCTGAGTCTTTCCGTACTTTGCGTACTAACCTGCAGTTCCTTAATGTCGGCGGCTCATCTTCGGTATTTGTTTTCTCCTCCGCTAATCCGGGTGAAGGTAAGTCGACCACTTCTGTAAACCTTGCTTTGGCGCTTGCGGAGGCCGGCTCCCGTGTGGCACTGATTGAAGCTGACCTGAGACTTCCTCGCGTAAGCAAGTACCTCGGAGTTGAGGGCAACGCAGGTCTGACTGACATTCTCATTGGCAAGGCTGAGGTTAATGATGTGTTGCAGCGTTGGGGTAGGACTCAAATGTACTATCTCCCGGCCGGTCGCATTCCGCCGAACCCGAGCGAGTTGCTTGGTTCTGCTGAGATGGACAAGGTCATCGCGGAGCTTGAGGAAAGCTTTGATTACGTGATCATCGATGCCCCTCCAGCGTTGGCGGTTACCGATGCTGCGGTTATTGGTCATGGCAAGGCTGGCATCCTGATTGCCGTCTCCGCAGGTTCCACGAAGAAACCTGAGCTGGAAGCTACCCTGTCCACGCTTGACAATGCCGATGCCAATGTTGTTGGCGTTGTCGCTACGATGCTTCCTCCAAAGTCTGTGGCTGGTTATGGCTACGGAAATTACGGCTACGGCGACACCTCCAAAATCAACGCCCCAAAGCCCGAAAACACCGACACCACCAACACCGACACCACCAAGGCTGACAATGAGCAATAG
- a CDS encoding arsenate reductase/protein-tyrosine-phosphatase family protein, whose amino-acid sequence MSNSFTILTVCTGNICRSPLAKQLLELELPGADIIRVDSAGVQAMVDSPMPEQSLEIARQQGIDNPEGHRAKQITEKLINQSDLILALDRGHRKSIVQLSPRATRKVFTVVDLARLIEVTTDADLQEELNLAGDSAIERLHATVEAARLSRSELNPLDNPADEDIVDPYGKSQSVYEASASQLIPAIRLIASYLNKALESA is encoded by the coding sequence ATGAGCAATAGCTTCACTATTCTCACTGTCTGTACTGGAAACATTTGCCGCTCCCCGTTAGCTAAGCAGCTACTTGAGCTTGAGCTTCCGGGGGCAGATATAATCCGCGTTGATTCTGCCGGTGTTCAGGCGATGGTTGATTCGCCTATGCCGGAGCAGTCTTTGGAAATCGCACGTCAACAGGGCATAGATAACCCTGAGGGGCACCGAGCTAAGCAGATTACTGAGAAGCTCATAAACCAATCTGATCTCATTCTTGCGCTGGATCGGGGGCATCGAAAATCAATTGTCCAGCTAAGTCCGCGTGCAACCCGTAAGGTTTTTACTGTTGTTGATCTTGCCAGGTTAATTGAGGTAACAACTGATGCTGATCTGCAGGAAGAGCTCAATCTGGCAGGGGATTCTGCGATCGAGAGGCTTCATGCGACAGTCGAGGCTGCTCGTCTTAGCCGCAGTGAATTGAATCCTCTGGATAACCCCGCAGATGAAGATATTGTTGACCCGTACGGAAAGAGTCAATCGGTTTATGAGGCATCGGCGAGTCAGCTAATTCCAGCTATTCGTTTGATTGCTTCTTATTTGAACAAAGCACTGGAGTCTGCCTAA
- a CDS encoding WD40/YVTN/BNR-like repeat-containing protein, whose product MARKYRVGQRQRAWPIWLSILVIVVLLVGAGALSVFALKSVKESDKNEGFSTTKDAFVEQANTEAPAEVVEEASIVESDAAGAEVVPLVAPQRQIAQYENTAVRAEVGTCTDPGMLEVSTNGGETWVSSESFTKTSATQVLRLIPVSTSDIFVVALNADCEPRIYGTTNQGQNWQEPVSAVGTWYLNPLTPTQLTAPGGTKTIGCEALSISARTDSNVDVLCTDGQIISTTDGGTTWSDPIHIDGALNVGHSNGDQVLMAQQPGVCRGIQFSAGTQDSDNSTCLETELLGEDAGQIAATRFGESILAWVGQTQFISEDGGQSWQ is encoded by the coding sequence ATGGCGAGGAAGTATCGGGTGGGTCAACGCCAACGTGCTTGGCCTATATGGTTAAGCATTCTTGTTATTGTCGTGCTTTTGGTTGGGGCTGGAGCGCTTTCGGTTTTTGCCCTTAAAAGCGTAAAAGAAAGCGATAAAAACGAAGGCTTTTCGACGACTAAAGATGCTTTCGTAGAGCAGGCAAACACTGAAGCTCCTGCTGAAGTAGTTGAAGAGGCTTCAATTGTGGAAAGTGACGCGGCAGGGGCAGAAGTAGTGCCGCTAGTAGCACCGCAGCGACAAATTGCTCAATATGAAAATACAGCGGTGCGGGCAGAGGTTGGTACTTGTACGGACCCCGGCATGCTAGAGGTTTCCACCAATGGTGGAGAAACGTGGGTCTCTTCAGAATCCTTTACTAAAACCAGCGCGACTCAGGTACTCCGACTCATTCCAGTAAGTACCTCAGACATTTTTGTTGTGGCACTCAATGCAGACTGTGAGCCGAGGATTTACGGAACTACTAATCAAGGCCAAAACTGGCAGGAGCCAGTTTCCGCAGTAGGTACCTGGTATTTGAATCCTTTAACTCCTACTCAGTTGACAGCACCTGGTGGAACAAAAACGATTGGGTGTGAGGCACTCTCGATCTCTGCGAGAACCGACAGCAATGTAGATGTGCTGTGTACAGACGGCCAGATCATTTCCACAACTGACGGTGGCACAACGTGGTCGGATCCGATTCATATTGATGGTGCTCTGAACGTAGGGCATTCAAATGGTGACCAAGTCTTGATGGCACAACAGCCCGGTGTGTGTCGCGGCATTCAGTTCAGTGCGGGTACGCAGGACTCAGATAACAGTACGTGTCTGGAAACTGAGCTCCTTGGTGAGGATGCTGGTCAAATCGCAGCAACCCGATTTGGAGAATCAATTTTGGCCTGGGTTGGTCAGACCCAGTTTATTTCTGAAGATGGTGGACAATCATGGCAATAA
- a CDS encoding polysaccharide biosynthesis protein has protein sequence MAIIAGKAGQDLRGSVPVGKVLFLNDALAWVAALFIGVILRYEFNIDSINWAAYVGFAIAAVVLQFVLGLVLHLYRKGLRYPFGSFEDTLNVSISVIVVGVVLWMASMFLGERLGISRGVMLLVIPLALVMVLSIRYLARMRVERLRRPAANSTPALILGGGYIGTNLIQWMMSDPKSPFRPVGVIDDNPELAWQRVRGVPVLGTFDDIASVASDTRAELLIVAIGDANSALLRRVQDVANKNGLSVKVMPAIDRVVSKGVRGNDLRDLSIEDLLGRQPVETNVSEITGYLTGKRVLVTGAGGSIGAQLCTEIAKYGPSELIMLDRDETGLQQVLINVAGNGLLDTDAVVLADIREADALKELFLKRRPEVVFHAAALKHLPMLEQYPDEGWKTNVLGTLNVLAAAEAVNVETFVNISTDKAANPTSVLGHSKRVAEKLTAWYGKNSSSKYLSVRFGNVIGSRGSMLPTFTRLIMEDKPLTVTHPDVTRFFMTIPEACQLVLQAGGIGRSGEVLILDMGEPVSILEIAQRMIAMSGKDIDIVFTGLREGEKMHEELVGEGETEDRPFHSKISHAHAESLAPKNLDRDRFMERAGKRAH, from the coding sequence ATGGCAATAATAGCTGGCAAGGCTGGTCAAGACCTTAGGGGTTCAGTTCCTGTAGGAAAGGTACTTTTCTTAAATGACGCATTAGCTTGGGTTGCTGCGTTGTTTATCGGTGTCATCTTGAGGTATGAATTCAACATCGATTCCATCAATTGGGCAGCTTATGTTGGGTTTGCCATTGCTGCAGTTGTGTTGCAGTTTGTACTTGGCCTCGTCCTTCACCTGTATCGAAAAGGTCTGCGTTATCCTTTCGGAAGCTTTGAAGACACGCTTAACGTTTCCATTTCCGTCATCGTTGTTGGTGTTGTCCTCTGGATGGCATCGATGTTCTTGGGGGAGCGTTTAGGAATCTCACGGGGAGTAATGCTGCTTGTTATTCCCTTGGCACTCGTCATGGTTTTGAGCATTCGTTACCTTGCTCGTATGCGCGTTGAGCGTCTGCGCCGTCCAGCGGCCAATTCGACACCTGCATTGATTCTTGGCGGTGGATACATTGGTACAAACCTAATTCAATGGATGATGTCGGATCCGAAATCGCCTTTCCGCCCAGTTGGTGTCATTGATGACAATCCTGAATTAGCCTGGCAACGAGTTCGTGGGGTCCCAGTTCTTGGAACTTTTGATGATATCGCGAGCGTTGCTTCCGATACCCGTGCGGAGCTGTTGATTGTTGCTATCGGTGATGCCAACTCCGCGTTGTTGAGGCGGGTCCAGGATGTAGCAAATAAGAACGGCCTTTCAGTCAAAGTTATGCCAGCAATTGACCGCGTGGTGTCAAAGGGCGTTCGTGGCAATGATCTTCGTGATCTCTCTATTGAAGATTTGCTTGGTCGCCAACCAGTTGAAACCAACGTTTCAGAGATCACTGGCTACCTCACTGGCAAGCGTGTTCTCGTTACCGGTGCTGGCGGTTCGATCGGTGCGCAGCTGTGCACGGAAATTGCTAAATATGGACCATCTGAGTTGATCATGCTGGACCGTGATGAGACCGGTTTGCAGCAAGTTCTGATCAACGTTGCTGGCAACGGTCTTCTTGATACAGATGCAGTGGTACTTGCTGATATTCGTGAAGCGGATGCTTTGAAAGAGCTATTCTTGAAGCGACGCCCAGAAGTTGTTTTTCACGCCGCAGCTCTCAAGCACTTGCCAATGCTTGAACAGTATCCAGATGAAGGCTGGAAGACTAACGTCTTGGGAACTCTAAATGTTCTTGCTGCCGCTGAAGCCGTTAACGTCGAAACCTTTGTCAATATCTCCACCGATAAAGCGGCCAACCCCACCAGCGTCTTGGGACACTCAAAGCGAGTAGCCGAAAAACTGACTGCTTGGTACGGCAAAAATTCCTCCAGTAAGTACCTCTCCGTTCGTTTCGGAAATGTCATTGGTAGCCGCGGTTCTATGCTGCCAACCTTCACACGATTGATCATGGAGGATAAACCTCTGACAGTGACACATCCAGATGTCACTAGGTTCTTCATGACAATTCCAGAGGCATGTCAGTTGGTTCTGCAAGCTGGTGGAATTGGACGTTCCGGTGAGGTTCTGATTCTTGACATGGGTGAACCTGTAAGCATCCTTGAGATTGCTCAGCGCATGATCGCGATGTCAGGTAAAGATATTGACATCGTGTTCACTGGACTTCGTGAAGGTGAAAAGATGCACGAAGAGCTGGTTGGAGAAGGCGAGACGGAAGACCGTCCATTCCACTCAAAGATCTCTCATGCACATGCGGAGAGTTTGGCTCCCAAAAACCTAGATAGGGATCGTTTTATGGAACGAGCAGGAAAGCGAGCTCACTAG
- a CDS encoding MraY family glycosyltransferase: protein MSYSLSAAILIAGLISAFAPLLVRAVLGKLNVFDVPNSRSSHTKPTLRGGGIAPMIALVAASIYSFLVIDDIELFNFKFVALVSIAIALVGLVEDLKGLPMKVRASLQLLGGVGLSTFLLLGENVGIAACGIAVFVFAYNINAANFMDGINGISALQGFVVGLIFAISGWIYSLQWLVLSGLVLSLIFVAFLPWNLISPGMFLGDVGSYLLGSMIISTSMLAWADGVSWIVAIAPLFIYWADTGFTLARRFVAGKPVFEAHRTHVYQQLTDRKLSHIKVAVIVTLFTAGCGVVAFAVATSKLDQVVGALLLFVIAALYLLLPTILRRGIK, encoded by the coding sequence ATGAGCTATTCATTATCGGCTGCAATATTGATCGCTGGATTAATAAGCGCGTTCGCACCGTTACTAGTTCGAGCAGTTTTAGGTAAGCTCAACGTCTTTGATGTCCCAAATAGTCGGTCATCACACACCAAGCCAACTCTACGTGGTGGCGGAATTGCCCCCATGATCGCGCTAGTTGCAGCATCGATATATTCATTTTTAGTGATTGATGATATTGAGCTGTTTAATTTCAAATTTGTCGCATTAGTTTCGATTGCTATTGCGTTAGTGGGATTGGTGGAAGACTTAAAAGGTCTACCAATGAAAGTCAGAGCATCTCTCCAGCTACTTGGAGGAGTTGGTTTATCTACCTTTCTACTACTTGGTGAAAATGTGGGAATAGCTGCATGTGGAATAGCAGTTTTCGTGTTTGCATATAACATCAATGCGGCCAATTTTATGGACGGAATTAATGGAATATCGGCACTTCAAGGCTTCGTTGTTGGTTTAATCTTCGCTATTTCGGGGTGGATATATTCATTGCAATGGCTGGTCTTGAGCGGGTTGGTGCTGTCTTTGATTTTTGTGGCGTTTTTGCCATGGAATTTGATATCGCCTGGAATGTTCCTCGGAGATGTTGGAAGTTATTTGTTAGGTTCGATGATCATTTCAACATCAATGTTGGCATGGGCTGACGGAGTTAGTTGGATTGTTGCAATTGCGCCATTATTTATTTATTGGGCCGATACTGGGTTTACGCTAGCTCGGAGATTTGTAGCAGGTAAGCCAGTATTTGAGGCGCATCGGACTCATGTCTACCAACAGCTCACTGACAGAAAGCTCTCTCATATAAAAGTTGCGGTAATCGTCACCCTATTTACGGCAGGATGTGGAGTTGTCGCATTCGCAGTTGCCACTTCAAAGCTTGATCAAGTAGTTGGAGCTCTTCTTTTGTTTGTAATTGCAGCTCTCTATCTCCTCCTGCCGACGATCCTTCGTAGAGGAATTAAATGA
- a CDS encoding NAD-dependent epimerase/dehydratase family protein, which produces MKYYIKKVAEPPVYSELTDWKPKKWAVFGASGFVGKNIVRELTQAGIEVVAISAPRMSLLNEQPTTQSVIEAAQTSSVVHDLAMKVKGVDVIVNAAGLAKPDSGDFNALLGANALLPTVLAMASAEAGVGRLIQLSSAAVQGEKETLDDTAEVAPFSPYSFSKALGELSLIELIHSNLACRVLIVRATSVQGIGRQTTESLKKFSKSCLASVAFPADQPTVVSSVTSLSCFVRMVGTFSGAMSPIQLQPWEGLTTLQVLELAGGKRPLILPNRVCKSLVWGGKWIGAMFPRIAGPVRRAEVTWFGQHQESFGVRVPFSSNPTLIRQILQES; this is translated from the coding sequence ATGAAATATTATATTAAAAAAGTGGCTGAACCACCAGTTTATTCAGAGCTAACTGATTGGAAACCTAAAAAGTGGGCAGTATTTGGTGCTAGCGGATTTGTCGGTAAGAACATAGTCCGCGAACTGACGCAAGCTGGGATTGAGGTTGTGGCAATTTCAGCTCCGAGGATGAGTCTCTTGAACGAGCAACCCACAACTCAATCTGTTATTGAAGCTGCACAGACAAGCTCGGTGGTTCACGACTTAGCAATGAAAGTCAAAGGCGTGGATGTGATTGTAAATGCTGCGGGTTTAGCTAAGCCTGACTCTGGTGATTTCAATGCATTGCTCGGCGCTAATGCATTGCTTCCAACTGTGCTTGCAATGGCATCGGCTGAAGCTGGAGTTGGAAGGCTTATTCAATTGAGCTCTGCGGCAGTTCAAGGAGAGAAAGAAACTTTGGATGATACAGCGGAGGTTGCACCCTTTTCACCGTATTCATTTTCAAAAGCTTTGGGAGAGCTTTCACTCATTGAATTAATTCACTCAAATTTAGCTTGTAGAGTATTGATAGTTCGAGCCACATCTGTACAGGGAATAGGAAGGCAAACTACAGAGTCTTTAAAAAAGTTTTCGAAATCCTGTTTGGCAAGTGTTGCTTTTCCAGCTGATCAACCAACAGTAGTGAGTAGCGTGACTTCGTTGAGCTGTTTCGTGCGGATGGTTGGAACATTTTCTGGAGCAATGTCTCCAATACAATTACAACCCTGGGAGGGCCTGACTACCCTTCAGGTATTAGAGCTAGCTGGTGGAAAAAGACCGCTGATCCTTCCAAACCGTGTTTGTAAGTCGCTGGTATGGGGTGGCAAATGGATAGGAGCCATGTTTCCAAGAATCGCAGGGCCAGTTCGTCGTGCTGAAGTTACATGGTTTGGTCAGCATCAAGAATCTTTTGGCGTTCGAGTGCCATTTTCATCTAATCCAACACTAATTAGACAAATATTGCAGGAGAGTTGA
- a CDS encoding glycosyltransferase family 4 protein — MKIGMITQWFDPEPGPASLPGVYAREFVKQGHTVRVLTGFPNYPDGELYSGYSIKPRADEGGSPLEIRRVALYPSHNSSALGRALNYLSFGFSASVFGGRFLKDVDAIWVYNSPITVMLPMLWHSKFGKKPVFLHVQDLWPDSLLESGMISEGKINRIISSMVKALVRLMERKSSVIGVISESVESIILQRNPNVDSSKIVYVPNPTNEELFKPNTQDFESESSNENSVLEVMYAGAIGEVQGLTTLVQAAALLKHRTDIRFTIVGDGIRKQSLEQEARELGVSNITFTGRVPQHEVPKLIDRADIQIVSLASNKFLSYTTPSKIPTLLASGVPVLAQLEGDGASLLERSGAAIVVEPGNPVEFAEQLEYLADLEPWERKEMGDAGRKFYEEHLSASSAALKIINALTSKNRG; from the coding sequence ATGAAGATTGGAATGATCACTCAGTGGTTCGACCCAGAACCCGGTCCGGCATCACTTCCAGGTGTGTATGCTCGAGAATTTGTAAAACAAGGGCATACCGTGCGAGTCCTCACTGGGTTCCCAAACTATCCTGATGGAGAACTGTATTCAGGCTATTCGATAAAACCAAGGGCTGATGAAGGCGGGAGTCCGCTTGAAATTAGACGGGTGGCGTTGTATCCAAGTCACAATTCTTCAGCTCTTGGCCGAGCACTGAATTATCTGTCATTTGGCTTTTCTGCTTCAGTTTTTGGTGGAAGATTTTTGAAGGATGTCGATGCCATCTGGGTTTATAATTCTCCGATTACTGTAATGCTGCCGATGCTGTGGCATAGTAAATTCGGCAAGAAGCCAGTATTTTTGCATGTTCAGGATCTTTGGCCCGACTCACTTCTTGAAAGTGGAATGATTTCTGAGGGGAAGATAAACAGAATAATAAGCTCTATGGTAAAAGCTCTAGTTAGGTTGATGGAACGTAAGTCTTCTGTGATCGGAGTTATTTCAGAGAGCGTTGAGAGTATCATTTTGCAGAGGAATCCGAATGTTGATTCAAGCAAAATCGTATATGTACCAAATCCTACAAATGAAGAGCTATTCAAGCCTAATACTCAAGATTTTGAGAGTGAATCTAGTAACGAAAATTCAGTCCTTGAAGTAATGTACGCCGGAGCGATTGGCGAAGTTCAAGGCTTGACGACTTTAGTGCAAGCTGCGGCGCTGTTAAAGCATCGTACAGATATTAGATTTACGATTGTTGGTGATGGCATAAGAAAACAGTCCCTCGAGCAAGAGGCTCGAGAACTCGGAGTTTCAAATATCACATTTACAGGTCGCGTTCCTCAACATGAAGTTCCAAAACTAATTGATCGCGCAGATATACAAATTGTAAGTTTGGCTTCAAATAAGTTCCTTTCTTACACAACACCGAGCAAGATTCCTACGCTGCTTGCTTCAGGTGTGCCAGTACTTGCACAACTGGAAGGCGATGGGGCGAGCTTGTTGGAGCGCTCTGGGGCTGCAATAGTTGTCGAGCCAGGAAACCCTGTTGAGTTTGCCGAACAGTTGGAATATTTGGCAGACCTTGAGCCATGGGAAAGGAAGGAAATGGGGGATGCTGGACGTAAATTTTATGAAGAGCATTTATCGGCAAGTTCTGCAGCATTGAAGATTATCAATGCGTTGACAAGTAAAAATCGTGGATAA